A window of Panicum virgatum strain AP13 chromosome 8K, P.virgatum_v5, whole genome shotgun sequence contains these coding sequences:
- the LOC120644255 gene encoding uncharacterized protein LOC120644255, translating to MTWSSDSDRDEPVATATASCPSSPTALAQPQQLPSTPPQPPRRRRHQRARRRANRRARSAVVEQEQEQPAEVEAEDVWRRLQLQRQQWEASSWPRRASRPVVVAGEAEGGSPDAALSREGSGVGRARSLTDDDLEELKGCVDLGFGFSYHEIPELCGTLPALELCYSMSQRFLDEHQQLEKPEEAPAPALAPASPAQPVATNWKISSPGDSPDEVKARLKYWAQAVACTVRLCS from the exons ATGACGTGGAGCTCGGACTCCGACCGCGACGAGCCCGTCGCCACCGCCACGGCCTCCTGCCCCTCCTCGCCCACCGCGTTAGCGCAGCCGCAGCAGCtgccgtcgacgccgccgcagcctcctcgccggcggcgccaccagCGCGCCAGGCGCCGGGCCAACCGCCGCGCCAGGAGCGCGGtggtggagcaggagcaggagcagcctgcggaggtggaggcggaggacgTGTGGCGCCggctgcagctgcagcggcAGCAGTGGGAGGCGTCGTCCTGGCcgcggcgggcgtcgcggcCCGTGGTGGTGGCTGGAGAAGCGGAGGGCGGCTCCCCCGACGCGGCCCTCTCGAGGGAGGGGAGCGGCGTGGGGAGGGCGCGGAGCCTCACCGACGACGACCTGGAGGAGCTCAAGGGGTGCGTGGATCTGGGCTTCGGCTTCAGCTACCACGAGATCCCCGAGCTCTGCGGCACGCTCCCCGCGCTGGAGCTCTGCTACTCCATGAGCCAGCGCTTCCTCGACGAGCACCAGCAGCTGGAGAAGCccgaggaggcgccggcgccggcgctcgctccggcctcgccggcgcagCCCGTCGCCACCAACTGGAAGATCTCCAGCCCTG GGGACAGCCCGGACGAGGTGAAGGCGAGGCTCAAGTACTGGGCGCAGGCGGTGGCGTGCACCGTGAGGCTCTGCAGCTGA